A region of uncultured Carboxylicivirga sp. DNA encodes the following proteins:
- a CDS encoding glycosyltransferase family 2 protein — protein sequence MILSIITVNLNNSNGLRKTFESVINQTYTNFEQIIIDGGSTDGSIDVIIDYEVQYKEKQRQLYWISEPDNGIYNAMNKAIKVANGQYCLFLNSGDWLFGNEVLSSVFDQKQTSDLIITQLLKFKSEKEKKITQFDTIDLNLILKSSLPHPSTYIRTELIKEFGGFNEALKIVSDWEFFLRVLLLHNCTYKVSSIINSCFDMTGISNDASHRESLILEREEIIKKYISPILIQANDKILALDKKHDQKSISKIRKILQPFKKYIQWR from the coding sequence ATGATTCTAAGCATCATAACCGTAAACCTCAACAATTCTAATGGCCTTCGAAAAACCTTCGAAAGTGTCATTAACCAAACTTACACCAACTTTGAACAAATTATTATTGATGGAGGTAGTACTGATGGTTCAATAGATGTAATAATAGATTATGAAGTACAATACAAAGAAAAACAACGCCAACTTTATTGGATAAGTGAACCTGACAATGGCATTTACAATGCTATGAACAAAGCCATTAAAGTTGCCAATGGTCAATATTGTTTGTTTTTAAATAGTGGAGATTGGTTGTTCGGCAATGAGGTATTATCAAGTGTTTTTGATCAAAAACAAACTTCTGATTTAATAATTACACAACTCTTAAAATTCAAATCAGAAAAAGAAAAAAAGATCACTCAGTTTGATACTATCGATCTTAATCTAATATTAAAAAGCAGCTTACCTCATCCCTCAACATATATACGAACAGAATTAATTAAAGAATTTGGAGGTTTTAATGAAGCTCTTAAAATAGTTAGTGACTGGGAGTTTTTTTTAAGGGTTTTATTGTTACACAACTGTACCTATAAGGTTTCAAGTATTATTAATTCATGCTTTGATATGACAGGAATAAGTAATGATGCCAGTCATAGAGAATCATTAATTCTGGAAAGAGAGGAAATAATAAAGAAATATATTTCACCAATTCTTATTCAGGCAAATGATAAAATATTAGCTCTGGATAAAAAGCATGATCAAAAAAGCATCTCTAAAATTAGGAAAATATTGCAACCTTTTAAAAAGTATATACAATGGCGTTAA